The proteins below are encoded in one region of Candidatus Thiodiazotropha sp. LNASS1:
- a CDS encoding prenyltransferase, whose protein sequence is MNNKYTFVGALRPFSLVVAIATCGLGVSLALIDNADDSWLAWLVLLTGLLLQVAVNLVNDAPDLVNQELDQLSRQNILRNQKIGWIIMLLAVMLGLYMVSIRGWPLLLLGMVGVAGAWGYTGGKVNYKQRGLGIVLVFLLMGVLLIGGSYYVLSGLYTWRVFWLSLPFSLLSSLLLLSNELRDYESDRDAGIRTLIVRIGYHSGVRLYYLLISLVYLICAMLYWAGMLPGFLMLLITSLALVGPLNLLDSPTTQRQRLTPLTGRFYLLFGATYLATLWMDLP, encoded by the coding sequence ATGAATAACAAATATACCTTTGTTGGCGCCTTGCGGCCTTTTTCGCTTGTGGTAGCCATTGCCACCTGCGGACTCGGTGTCAGTCTGGCGCTCATAGACAATGCGGATGACAGCTGGCTGGCCTGGCTCGTGCTCCTTACAGGCCTGCTGTTACAGGTAGCCGTCAATCTGGTCAATGACGCACCCGATCTGGTTAATCAAGAGCTGGACCAGTTAAGTCGGCAAAACATTCTTCGGAATCAGAAAATCGGCTGGATCATTATGCTGCTGGCCGTCATGCTGGGTCTCTATATGGTCTCCATCAGGGGATGGCCTCTGCTCCTGTTGGGCATGGTCGGTGTGGCAGGTGCCTGGGGATATACCGGTGGCAAGGTCAACTATAAACAGCGCGGCCTGGGTATCGTACTGGTGTTTCTTCTGATGGGCGTATTGCTGATCGGCGGTTCATACTATGTACTCAGCGGTCTCTACACATGGAGGGTGTTCTGGCTGTCACTGCCCTTCAGCCTGCTCTCATCCCTGTTGTTGCTGAGTAATGAGTTGAGGGATTATGAATCCGACCGTGATGCAGGTATCCGTACCCTGATAGTCCGCATAGGTTACCATTCAGGTGTCAGGCTCTACTACCTGCTCATCAGCCTGGTCTACCTCATCTGCGCGATGCTCTATTGGGCCGGGATGCTGCCAGGATTTTTAATGCTACTGATCACTTCACTGGCATTGGTCGGCCCTCTCAATCTGCTCGATTCGCCAACCACCCAGCGGCAGCGATTGACACCGCTGACAGGCCGCTTCTACCTCCTGTTTGGCGCAACCTATCTTGCTACCCTATGGATGGATCTGCCGTGA